The following proteins are co-located in the Microvirga ossetica genome:
- the truB gene encoding tRNA pseudouridine(55) synthase TruB — MIEDRPVRRPQGDRPKKRDVNGWIILDKGVGMTSTHAVAVVKRGLSAKKAGHAGTLDPLASGILPIALGEATKTVPFVMDGRKSYVFTVAWGEETTTDDTEGEVVERTDKLPDPAEIEAHLPRFTGQVQQVPPRFSAIKIAGERAYDLARDGEVVELQARTVEIDRLSLIHHAGNRSVIEADCGKGTYVRAIARDLGRALGCLGHIAALRRTRVGPFTEHEAVTVDDIATDPAALRPVETALSEIPSIAVSRDMAGRLMRGQSIILRGREAPLSGKVYATCNGILVAVGDVERGELVPHRVFNLGV, encoded by the coding sequence ATGATCGAAGATCGCCCCGTGCGGCGCCCCCAGGGGGACAGGCCCAAGAAGCGCGACGTCAACGGATGGATCATCCTCGACAAGGGCGTCGGCATGACCTCGACCCATGCGGTCGCCGTCGTCAAGCGCGGCCTCTCCGCCAAGAAGGCGGGACATGCCGGCACCCTCGACCCCCTCGCCTCCGGCATCCTGCCGATCGCGCTGGGGGAGGCGACCAAGACGGTTCCCTTCGTCATGGACGGGCGCAAATCCTACGTCTTCACCGTGGCCTGGGGTGAGGAAACCACCACGGACGACACCGAGGGAGAGGTGGTCGAGCGGACGGACAAGCTGCCGGACCCGGCCGAGATCGAGGCCCATCTTCCCCGCTTCACCGGGCAGGTGCAGCAGGTGCCGCCACGCTTTTCCGCGATCAAGATCGCCGGCGAGCGCGCCTATGACCTCGCCCGCGATGGCGAGGTGGTGGAACTGCAGGCGCGCACGGTCGAGATCGACCGCCTGTCCCTGATCCACCACGCAGGCAACCGCTCGGTGATCGAGGCCGATTGCGGCAAGGGCACCTATGTGCGCGCCATTGCCCGCGATCTCGGCCGCGCACTCGGCTGCCTCGGGCATATCGCGGCGCTCCGGCGCACCCGCGTCGGACCGTTCACTGAGCACGAGGCGGTCACCGTGGATGACATCGCCACCGATCCGGCAGCGCTACGCCCGGTGGAGACGGCCTTGAGCGAGATCCCGTCGATCGCGGTCAGCCGCGACATGGCCGGGCGACTGATGCGCGGCCAGTCGATCATCCTGCGCGGACGCGAGGCGCCGCTCTCCGGCAAGGTCTACGCCACCTGCAACGGGATCCTCGTCGCCGTCGGCGACGTGGAGCGCGGCGAGCTCGTGCCTCACCGGGTGTTCAATCTGGGCGTTTGA
- a CDS encoding adenylate/guanylate cyclase domain-containing protein, which translates to MRSVQGGAAPEAAASQIAIRSREIRLVTGLVLGAFLLTHFSNHALGLVSVEAMEVGRAWFNRLWRNPVGTVLLYGSILVHFLLALLALYRRRTLRMPLREAAQLALGVSLPFLLIAHVVGTRIEWALTGHDSGYPEVVRNLWVLNPDIGARQAIALVIAWLHGCLGIYFWLRPKPWFSSAALILYTGAILVPVLALLGFAEAGRDMAEAPERFGQNPAAAPADFLPMAGPVLYALFGGLLAATVAARFIRSGLLWSRRVRVFYPNDQVATVPLGFSVLEASRIAGIPHISVCGGRGRCSTCRVRVLEGHHRQPPPTAQERGTLARIKAGPNVRLACQFRPTHDVSVVPLLSTGRNGVTSLVRSGRAQGQEQEIAVLFCDLRGFTTLAERRLPFDTVFILNRYFEAVGESVEDAGGYIDKFIGDGVLALFGLRTTPQQAAQQALDAALRIKAALAHLNEEYESEFERPLRIAMSLHAGPAIVGQMGYGQATSLTAVGDTINAASRLEGLAKELDVELVISEDLATRAGLDLSDRDRQIVQIRGRAAPLGSWIIPQADSLGR; encoded by the coding sequence ATGAGAAGCGTTCAAGGCGGAGCCGCACCGGAAGCTGCAGCCTCACAGATCGCGATCCGGAGCCGCGAGATCCGTCTGGTGACAGGCCTCGTGCTCGGCGCTTTTCTCCTCACCCATTTCAGCAATCACGCCCTCGGCCTCGTCTCGGTCGAGGCGATGGAGGTGGGCCGCGCCTGGTTCAACCGCCTGTGGCGCAACCCGGTCGGCACGGTTCTGCTCTATGGATCGATCCTGGTACATTTCCTGCTGGCGCTGCTGGCGCTCTACCGGCGGCGGACCCTGCGCATGCCGTTGCGCGAGGCGGCGCAGCTGGCCTTAGGCGTGAGCCTGCCCTTCCTCCTGATCGCCCATGTGGTCGGGACCCGGATCGAATGGGCCCTGACCGGGCATGATTCCGGCTACCCGGAAGTGGTTCGCAATCTCTGGGTCCTCAATCCCGACATCGGTGCCCGTCAGGCCATCGCCCTGGTCATCGCCTGGCTGCACGGCTGCCTCGGCATCTATTTCTGGCTGCGCCCGAAACCCTGGTTTTCCAGCGCGGCGTTGATTCTCTATACCGGGGCCATCCTCGTACCCGTTCTTGCGCTACTCGGCTTTGCGGAGGCGGGGAGGGACATGGCCGAAGCGCCGGAGCGGTTTGGCCAGAATCCGGCTGCCGCTCCCGCCGACTTCCTGCCGATGGCCGGACCTGTCCTTTATGCGCTCTTCGGGGGGCTGCTCGCGGCCACGGTGGCGGCCCGCTTTATCCGCAGCGGATTGTTGTGGTCGCGGCGGGTGCGGGTCTTCTATCCCAACGATCAGGTCGCCACCGTGCCGCTCGGCTTCAGCGTGCTGGAAGCCAGCCGCATCGCCGGCATTCCGCATATCTCCGTCTGCGGCGGGCGCGGGCGCTGCTCGACCTGCCGGGTCCGGGTGCTCGAAGGCCACCATCGCCAGCCGCCGCCGACTGCCCAGGAGCGCGGCACGCTCGCGCGCATCAAGGCTGGTCCCAATGTGCGGCTCGCCTGCCAGTTCCGGCCGACCCACGACGTGTCCGTCGTGCCGCTCCTGTCGACGGGCCGCAACGGCGTGACCTCGCTCGTCCGCAGCGGCCGCGCCCAGGGACAGGAGCAGGAGATCGCGGTCCTGTTCTGCGACCTGCGCGGCTTCACGACTCTTGCCGAGCGGCGCCTGCCCTTCGACACGGTCTTCATCCTAAACCGTTATTTCGAGGCGGTAGGCGAATCCGTCGAGGACGCGGGCGGCTATATCGACAAGTTCATCGGCGACGGGGTGCTCGCCCTCTTCGGCCTGCGCACGACGCCGCAGCAGGCGGCACAACAGGCGCTCGATGCCGCGCTCCGGATCAAGGCGGCGCTCGCCCATCTCAACGAGGAATACGAGAGCGAATTCGAGCGTCCCTTAAGAATCGCCATGAGCCTTCATGCCGGCCCCGCCATCGTCGGGCAGATGGGCTACGGCCAGGCCACCAGCCTCACCGCCGTCGGCGACACCATCAACGCCGCAAGCCGCCTGGAGGGCCTCGCCAAGGAGCTCGACGTGGAGCTCGTGATCTCCGAAGACCTCGCCACCCGCGCCGGTCTCGACCTCTCCGACCGCGACCGCCAGATCGTGCAGATCAGGGGGCGGGCGGCGCCTTTGGGGAGCTGGATCATCCCGCAGGCGGATAGTCTGGGGCGGTGA
- the hslV gene encoding ATP-dependent protease subunit HslV, giving the protein MHATTILMVRKGGRVVIGGDGQVSLGQTVVKGNAKKVRRLAKGGVIGGFAGSTADAFTLFERLEAKLEQYPGQLTRACVELTKDWRTDRYLRRLEAMMLVADKDVGLLLSGVGDVLEPENGIMAIGSGGNYALAAARALADSAMDAEAIVRRSLGIAAEICVYTNANIVIETLDEH; this is encoded by the coding sequence ATGCATGCCACCACGATCCTCATGGTCCGCAAGGGCGGCCGCGTCGTCATCGGCGGCGACGGTCAGGTGAGCCTGGGGCAGACCGTGGTGAAGGGCAACGCGAAGAAGGTCCGGCGTCTCGCCAAGGGCGGGGTGATCGGCGGCTTCGCCGGCTCGACGGCCGATGCCTTCACCCTGTTCGAGCGCCTCGAGGCCAAGCTCGAGCAATATCCGGGCCAGCTCACCCGCGCCTGCGTCGAGCTCACCAAGGACTGGCGCACCGATCGGTACCTGCGCCGCCTCGAGGCGATGATGCTGGTGGCCGACAAGGATGTCGGCCTGCTCCTTTCCGGCGTTGGCGACGTGCTGGAGCCGGAAAACGGCATCATGGCCATCGGCTCCGGCGGCAATTACGCGCTCGCCGCCGCGCGGGCGCTTGCCGATTCCGCCATGGATGCGGAAGCCATCGTGCGCCGCTCGCTCGGGATCGCCGCCGAGATCTGCGTCTACACGAATGCGAACATCGTCATCGAAACGCTTGACGAACATTGA
- the rpsO gene encoding 30S ribosomal protein S15, with protein sequence MSITAERKNALVKEFAQKAGDTGSPEVQVAILTERINNLTGHFKSHTKDNHSRRGLLKMVSSRRSLLDYLKKKDESRYRTLIEKLGIRR encoded by the coding sequence ATGTCGATTACGGCTGAGCGCAAGAACGCGCTTGTGAAGGAATTCGCCCAGAAGGCTGGCGATACCGGCTCCCCCGAGGTGCAGGTCGCCATTCTCACCGAGCGTATCAACAACCTGACCGGCCACTTCAAGAGCCACACGAAGGACAACCATTCCCGTCGTGGCCTCCTGAAGATGGTGTCGTCGCGCCGTTCGCTTCTCGACTATCTGAAGAAGAAGGACGAGAGCCGCTACCGCACGCTGATCGAGAAGCTCGGCATCCGCCGCTAA
- a CDS encoding AraC family transcriptional regulator, whose product MEQAISESYAGRLTRVSAYIHDHLDEELSLDMLAEIACLSPYHWHRIYHTHFGETVTATVRRLRLQRAAADLAHTDRPIAKVAERAGYDSQASFTRAFSAAFGLPPAKYREIGSHSVFKSPMPEGANVMYEIGTTNVPAMTLIAVEHRGPYMNIGKSFDLLFTMLAQRSLIRPDLRMVGVYLDDPTSVPEQELRSQAGVVVPESMTVDAPLFIAQLQGGDHAVLKYKGPYGDMRAAYDWLFGQWLPSSGREAADAPIFEEYLNSPRDTPPTELRTDIYLPLK is encoded by the coding sequence ATGGAACAAGCCATCTCTGAAAGCTATGCCGGCCGCCTCACGCGGGTGTCCGCCTATATCCACGATCATCTTGATGAAGAGCTCAGTCTCGATATGCTTGCCGAGATTGCGTGCCTTTCGCCTTATCACTGGCATCGGATCTACCACACCCATTTCGGTGAAACGGTTACTGCCACCGTCCGGCGTCTGAGACTACAGCGCGCGGCCGCCGATCTCGCCCATACCGACAGGCCGATTGCGAAGGTTGCGGAACGAGCGGGCTATGACAGCCAGGCCTCGTTTACGCGGGCCTTCAGCGCCGCTTTCGGATTGCCGCCCGCCAAGTACCGCGAGATCGGCAGTCACTCGGTTTTCAAATCCCCCATGCCTGAAGGAGCTAACGTCATGTACGAGATCGGCACCACGAATGTTCCTGCTATGACCCTGATCGCGGTCGAGCATCGCGGTCCCTACATGAATATCGGCAAGAGCTTCGACCTACTCTTCACGATGCTAGCCCAGCGCAGTCTGATCCGGCCGGACCTACGCATGGTCGGCGTTTATCTTGACGATCCGACGAGCGTTCCAGAACAGGAATTGAGATCGCAGGCTGGCGTCGTTGTGCCTGAATCCATGACCGTCGATGCGCCGCTTTTCATAGCGCAGCTCCAAGGCGGCGATCATGCGGTGCTCAAGTACAAAGGCCCCTACGGCGACATGCGCGCGGCCTACGACTGGCTCTTCGGCCAATGGCTTCCCTCATCGGGACGCGAGGCTGCAGACGCCCCGATCTTCGAGGAATATCTCAACAGCCCGCGCGATACGCCGCCGACCGAGTTGCGGACGGATATCTATCTTCCGTTGAAGTGA
- the rbfA gene encoding 30S ribosome-binding factor RbfA gives MAKRFEQTAGPTQRQQRVAELIRHALAEVLSRGDLQDEVLTKNVITIPEVRMSPDLKLATAYVMPLGGRDEAAVIKALDKNKKILRQEVARRVSLKFAPDLRFLRDESFDEAARIDALLRTERVARDTGRPGPAVPEDDKDEQDS, from the coding sequence ATGGCCAAACGTTTCGAACAAACCGCCGGACCCACCCAGCGCCAGCAGCGCGTGGCCGAGCTTATCCGTCATGCGCTCGCCGAGGTCCTCTCGCGGGGAGACCTGCAGGACGAGGTGCTGACGAAAAACGTCATCACCATCCCCGAGGTACGCATGTCGCCGGACCTGAAGCTGGCGACAGCCTATGTCATGCCGCTCGGCGGCCGGGACGAGGCGGCCGTGATCAAGGCGCTGGACAAGAACAAGAAGATCCTGCGCCAGGAGGTCGCCCGTCGGGTGAGCCTGAAATTCGCTCCGGACCTGCGCTTCCTTCGGGACGAGAGCTTCGACGAGGCCGCGCGGATCGACGCGCTGCTCCGCACGGAACGGGTGGCCCGCGATACAGGCAGACCCGGCCCCGCCGTGCCCGAGGACGACAAGGACGAGCAGGATTCATGA
- a CDS encoding RidA family protein codes for MTIQRIKPGPRMSGAVIHGNTVYLAGQVANQSAGQSVTEQTKEILAIIDSLLTEAGTDKSKLLMVNIWLTDMSTFQEMNAVWDAWVSAGNTPARATVEAKLAAPAFKVEIAVIAAK; via the coding sequence ATGACGATTCAACGCATCAAGCCCGGCCCGCGCATGAGCGGCGCCGTCATTCACGGCAACACGGTCTACCTCGCCGGCCAGGTCGCCAACCAGAGCGCCGGGCAAAGCGTCACCGAGCAGACCAAGGAAATCCTCGCGATCATCGACAGCCTGCTGACTGAAGCCGGCACCGACAAGTCGAAACTCCTGATGGTCAATATCTGGCTCACCGACATGAGCACGTTCCAGGAAATGAACGCCGTGTGGGATGCCTGGGTCTCGGCCGGCAACACCCCCGCCCGCGCCACCGTCGAGGCGAAGCTCGCAGCCCCCGCCTTCAAGGTCGAGATCGCCGTCATCGCGGCCAAGTAA
- the pnp gene encoding polyribonucleotide nucleotidyltransferase, producing the protein MFDIQREELIWAGRKLVLETGKMARQADGAVVATYGETTVLATVVSAKEPKPGFDFFPLTVNYQERTYAAGRIPGGYFKREGRPTEKETLVSRLIDRPIRPLFVEGYKNDTQVVVTVLSHDLENDPDIVGMVAASAALTLSGVPFMGPVGAARVGYIGGQYKLNPPLQEMDQTSLDLVVAGTADAVLMVESEAKELAEDVMLGAVMFGHKHFQPVIEAIIRLAEKAAKEPRDYQPADVSEVEKAVLEIAEKDLREAYKLTKKQDRYTAVDAVKARVMEALCPAEGEARFEPEKVKAVFKEAQAKVVRWNILDTGSRIDGRDLKTVRQIQSEVGILPRTHGSAVFTRGETQALVVTTLGTGEDEQFIDQLEGTRKETFLLHYNFPPYSVGETGRMGSPGRREIGHGKLAWRAIHPMLPAAHDFPYTIRVVSEITESNGSSSMASVCGASLALMDAGVPLRRPVAGIAMGLILEGERFAVLSDILGDEDHLGDMDFKVAGTEQGITSLQMDIKIAGITEEIMRVALEQAQAGRTHILAEMNKALTAPRAELGEHAPRIETMQIPVDKIREVIGSGGKVIREIVEKTGAKIDINDDGLIKIASADGKSIKAAYNWIRSIVAEPEVNVIYEGTVVKVMEFGAFVNFFGSRDGLVHISELAKNRVGKVTDVVKEGDKVKVKFLGMDERGKVRLSMKVVNQETGEDITEQLKAERDAERAQRDQQKAAGE; encoded by the coding sequence ATGTTCGACATTCAACGCGAAGAACTGATCTGGGCCGGGCGCAAACTCGTGCTCGAGACGGGCAAGATGGCCCGCCAGGCCGACGGCGCCGTCGTCGCCACCTACGGTGAAACCACCGTTCTCGCCACCGTCGTCTCGGCCAAGGAGCCGAAGCCCGGCTTCGACTTCTTCCCGCTCACGGTGAACTACCAGGAGCGCACCTATGCCGCCGGCCGCATCCCGGGCGGCTATTTCAAGCGCGAAGGCCGTCCGACCGAGAAGGAGACCCTGGTCTCCCGCCTCATCGACCGCCCGATCCGCCCCCTCTTCGTCGAGGGTTATAAGAACGACACCCAGGTCGTCGTGACCGTGCTCTCGCACGATCTCGAGAACGATCCCGACATCGTCGGCATGGTTGCCGCCTCGGCGGCCCTGACGCTGTCCGGCGTGCCCTTCATGGGCCCGGTCGGCGCTGCCCGCGTCGGCTATATCGGCGGCCAGTACAAGCTGAACCCGCCGCTGCAGGAGATGGACCAGACCTCCCTGGACCTCGTGGTCGCCGGCACCGCCGACGCCGTGCTCATGGTCGAATCCGAGGCGAAGGAACTGGCCGAGGACGTGATGCTCGGCGCCGTGATGTTCGGCCACAAGCATTTCCAGCCGGTGATCGAGGCCATCATCCGCCTCGCCGAGAAGGCCGCCAAGGAGCCCCGCGACTACCAGCCTGCGGACGTGTCCGAGGTGGAAAAGGCCGTTCTCGAGATCGCCGAGAAGGATCTGCGCGAAGCCTACAAGCTCACCAAGAAGCAGGATCGCTACACCGCCGTCGATGCCGTGAAGGCACGCGTGATGGAGGCTCTCTGCCCGGCCGAGGGCGAGGCCCGCTTCGAGCCTGAGAAGGTCAAGGCCGTCTTCAAGGAAGCCCAGGCCAAGGTCGTGCGCTGGAACATCCTCGATACCGGCTCCCGCATCGATGGCCGCGATCTCAAGACCGTCCGTCAGATCCAGTCGGAAGTCGGCATCCTGCCGCGCACCCACGGCTCGGCCGTGTTCACCCGCGGCGAGACCCAGGCGCTGGTCGTGACCACGCTCGGCACCGGCGAGGACGAGCAGTTCATCGACCAGCTCGAAGGCACCCGCAAGGAAACCTTCCTGCTGCACTACAACTTCCCGCCCTATTCCGTCGGCGAGACGGGCCGCATGGGCTCGCCCGGCCGCCGCGAAATCGGCCACGGCAAGCTTGCCTGGCGCGCCATCCACCCGATGCTGCCGGCGGCCCACGACTTCCCCTACACGATCCGCGTCGTGTCGGAGATCACCGAGTCGAACGGCTCCTCCTCCATGGCCTCCGTCTGCGGTGCCTCGCTGGCGCTGATGGATGCGGGCGTGCCGCTGCGCCGTCCGGTGGCGGGCATCGCCATGGGCCTCATCCTCGAGGGTGAGCGCTTCGCGGTCCTGTCCGACATTCTCGGCGACGAGGATCACCTCGGCGACATGGACTTCAAGGTGGCCGGCACGGAGCAGGGCATCACCTCGCTCCAGATGGACATCAAGATCGCCGGCATCACGGAAGAGATCATGCGCGTGGCGCTCGAGCAGGCTCAGGCCGGGCGCACGCACATCCTTGCCGAGATGAACAAGGCGCTCACCGCGCCGCGCGCCGAGCTCGGCGAGCATGCCCCGCGCATCGAGACCATGCAGATCCCGGTCGACAAGATCCGCGAAGTCATCGGTTCGGGCGGCAAGGTCATCCGCGAAATCGTGGAGAAGACCGGCGCCAAGATCGACATCAACGACGACGGCCTCATCAAGATCGCCTCCGCCGACGGCAAGTCGATCAAGGCGGCCTATAACTGGATCCGCTCCATCGTTGCCGAGCCCGAGGTCAACGTGATCTACGAGGGCACGGTGGTGAAGGTGATGGAGTTCGGCGCCTTCGTGAACTTCTTCGGTTCCCGCGACGGCCTCGTCCACATCTCCGAGCTCGCCAAGAACCGCGTCGGCAAGGTCACGGACGTGGTGAAAGAGGGCGACAAGGTGAAGGTGAAGTTCCTCGGCATGGACGAGCGCGGCAAGGTCCGTCTCTCCATGAAGGTGGTCAACCAGGAGACCGGCGAGGACATCACCGAGCAGCTCAAGGCCGAACGCGACGCCGAGCGCGCCCAGCGCGATCAGCAGAAGGCTGCTGGGGAGTAA
- a CDS encoding endonuclease III domain-containing protein encodes MNPELEDLKHKALAIHQRLCAVYECPIPYFHNLDPVSELVSSLLSHRTRNADSGRAFKALKARYPDWQAMTEAPTAEVEETIQGVTWPEQKAPRLQAVLRAVSERHGRLSLDFLGAMPVAEARAWLESIPGIGPKTSAAVLSFSVLRKAALPVDSHHHRVAQRTGLIAQSMNVGPSHVALAALLPGDWDAQAVYDHHEVMMIHGQRCCFFTSPACGRCAILDLCPTGQGRMHGNTDERRAARRKDGAPVHDPGSSRSRET; translated from the coding sequence ATGAATCCGGAGTTGGAAGACCTGAAGCACAAGGCACTGGCGATCCACCAGCGCCTCTGCGCGGTCTACGAGTGTCCGATCCCCTATTTTCACAATCTCGATCCGGTGAGCGAACTGGTCTCGTCGCTCCTCTCCCACCGCACCCGCAACGCGGATTCGGGCCGTGCCTTCAAGGCGCTTAAAGCACGCTACCCCGATTGGCAGGCAATGACGGAAGCGCCGACGGCAGAGGTGGAGGAGACGATTCAGGGCGTGACCTGGCCCGAGCAGAAGGCACCGCGCCTGCAGGCGGTTTTGCGCGCCGTTTCGGAACGTCACGGCAGGCTCTCGCTCGACTTCCTCGGCGCCATGCCGGTTGCGGAAGCGCGGGCGTGGCTCGAGAGCATTCCCGGCATCGGGCCGAAGACGAGCGCGGCCGTGCTGTCGTTCTCGGTGCTGCGCAAGGCCGCGCTTCCCGTCGACAGTCACCATCACCGCGTCGCCCAGCGCACCGGGCTCATTGCGCAATCGATGAATGTCGGGCCGTCCCATGTGGCGCTTGCCGCGCTCCTGCCGGGGGATTGGGATGCGCAGGCGGTTTACGACCACCACGAAGTCATGATGATCCACGGCCAGCGCTGCTGTTTCTTCACGAGCCCGGCCTGCGGGCGCTGCGCCATTCTTGATCTCTGCCCGACCGGGCAGGGAAGAATGCATGGAAACACGGACGAGCGGCGCGCCGCGCGCCGCAAGGATGGGGCCCCGGTTCACGATCCGGGCTCCTCACGTTCCCGCGAGACATGA
- a CDS encoding pyridoxamine 5'-phosphate oxidase family protein: protein MSHLITTIADLESLYGEVNKGSLLKETDRIVPEYRALIEASPFLALATRGPEGLDCSPRGDGPGFVRVQDEKTLLLPDRRGNNRIDSLKNIVRDPGVALLFLIPGIGETLRVNGRAAISVEPSLLESFSVDGKAPRSVIAITVEAVFFQCARAILRSELWNPQKHVARGSLPSAGRILAALSDNEVGGDAYDKELPGRQRTSLY, encoded by the coding sequence ATGTCGCACCTCATCACCACCATTGCCGACCTCGAATCCCTCTACGGCGAAGTCAACAAGGGCTCGCTCCTGAAGGAGACGGACCGGATCGTGCCCGAATACCGCGCCCTGATCGAGGCCTCACCCTTCCTGGCGCTCGCCACCCGGGGGCCGGAGGGGCTCGACTGCTCGCCGCGCGGCGACGGGCCGGGCTTCGTGCGCGTCCAGGACGAGAAGACCCTGCTGCTGCCCGACCGGCGCGGCAACAACCGGATCGATTCGCTCAAAAACATCGTGCGCGATCCGGGCGTCGCCCTGCTGTTCCTGATCCCCGGCATCGGCGAGACCCTGCGCGTCAATGGCCGAGCGGCGATCTCGGTCGAGCCTTCCCTGCTGGAGAGCTTCTCCGTCGACGGCAAAGCACCGCGATCGGTGATCGCGATCACGGTGGAGGCAGTGTTCTTCCAATGCGCCCGGGCGATCCTCCGCTCGGAACTGTGGAATCCGCAAAAGCATGTGGCGCGCGGCTCGCTGCCGAGCGCCGGCCGGATCCTCGCGGCCCTGTCGGATAACGAGGTTGGCGGCGACGCCTACGACAAGGAACTGCCGGGACGGCAGCGTACGAGTCTTTATTGA
- a CDS encoding BA14K family protein, producing MRKFFMAVAATAALGALGLTAPASAAQTQTAPVSELVAAIQDGTVQAEYVQRRGGGRHVSRGGGYRGSRNVYRGGAYGGRQVYRGGVYRGGPYVNRENYRRRYYGGRYYGPRYGYYGSGYNYGYGSAAAAGAIGLATGAIVSGAIAQSNNAVSYCAQRFRSYDPGSGTYLGNDGRRHRCP from the coding sequence ATGCGTAAATTCTTCATGGCTGTCGCGGCCACGGCTGCGCTCGGCGCCCTTGGCCTCACCGCTCCGGCCTCGGCCGCTCAAACGCAGACCGCGCCCGTGAGCGAACTGGTCGCAGCGATCCAGGATGGCACGGTGCAGGCCGAGTACGTGCAACGCCGGGGCGGCGGGCGCCATGTCTCGCGCGGCGGCGGGTATCGTGGCTCTCGTAATGTCTATCGCGGCGGCGCATATGGCGGCCGCCAGGTCTATCGCGGCGGCGTGTACCGCGGTGGTCCCTATGTGAATCGTGAGAATTATAGGCGTCGGTATTATGGCGGGCGCTACTACGGCCCCCGTTACGGCTATTACGGTTCGGGCTATAACTACGGCTATGGCTCGGCAGCCGCTGCCGGCGCCATCGGTCTGGCGACGGGAGCCATCGTCAGCGGCGCCATCGCGCAGTCCAACAATGCCGTCTCCTACTGCGCTCAGCGCTTCCGGTCCTACGATCCGGGCTCGGGCACCTATCTCGGCAATGATGGCCGTCGCCATCGCTGCCCGTAG
- the hslU gene encoding ATP-dependent protease ATPase subunit HslU, which yields MTTFSPREIVSELDRYIVGQNDAKRAVAIALRNRWRRQQLEGALREEVAPKNILMIGPTGCGKTEISRRLAKLAGAPFIKIEATKFTEVGYVGRDVEQIVRDLVEIGIGLVKEERRRQVQAKAHIAAEERVLDALVGSTASAATRDSFRRKLRANELDDKEIEVELQSGGGQGMPMFEIPGMPGASVGAINLSDMFGKAFGGGRAKTRRTTVSEAYEPLVMEEADKLIDQDAIVQEALRQVENNGIVFLDEIDKIAGREGRTGADVSREGVQRDLLPLIEGTTVSTKYGPVKTDHILFIASGAFHVSKPSDLLPELQGRLPIRVELSPLTVEDFKRILTETEASLIKQSVALMQTEGVSLVFTDDAIDALAQVAVDVNNSVENIGARRLQTVLERVLDNVSFTAPDRSGETVTIDAAYVRGEVESLAKNTDLSRFIL from the coding sequence ATGACCACGTTTTCTCCCCGCGAAATCGTTTCCGAACTCGACCGCTACATCGTCGGCCAGAACGACGCCAAGCGCGCGGTCGCCATTGCCCTGCGCAACCGCTGGCGCCGGCAGCAGCTCGAAGGCGCGCTGCGCGAAGAGGTGGCGCCGAAGAATATCTTGATGATCGGCCCGACGGGCTGCGGCAAGACCGAGATTTCGCGCCGTCTCGCCAAGCTCGCGGGCGCGCCCTTCATCAAGATCGAGGCGACCAAGTTCACGGAGGTCGGCTATGTCGGCCGCGACGTGGAGCAGATCGTGCGCGATCTCGTCGAGATCGGCATCGGCCTCGTGAAGGAGGAGCGCCGCCGCCAGGTGCAGGCCAAGGCGCATATCGCGGCGGAAGAGCGTGTGCTCGATGCCCTCGTCGGCTCGACGGCCAGCGCCGCCACCCGCGATTCGTTCCGCCGCAAGCTGCGCGCCAACGAACTCGACGACAAGGAGATCGAGGTCGAGCTGCAATCGGGCGGAGGGCAGGGGATGCCGATGTTCGAGATCCCCGGCATGCCCGGCGCATCGGTGGGCGCGATCAACCTCTCCGACATGTTCGGCAAGGCCTTCGGCGGCGGACGTGCGAAGACCCGCCGCACCACCGTGAGCGAGGCCTATGAGCCGCTCGTCATGGAGGAGGCCGACAAGCTGATCGATCAGGATGCCATCGTCCAGGAGGCTTTGCGCCAGGTCGAGAACAACGGCATCGTGTTCCTCGACGAGATCGACAAGATCGCCGGCCGCGAAGGCCGCACCGGCGCCGACGTCTCGCGCGAGGGCGTGCAGCGCGACCTGCTGCCGCTGATCGAGGGCACGACGGTCTCGACGAAATACGGGCCGGTGAAGACGGACCACATCCTCTTCATTGCATCCGGTGCCTTCCACGTGTCGAAGCCGTCCGACCTCTTGCCCGAACTGCAGGGCAGGCTGCCGATCCGCGTCGAGCTTTCGCCGCTGACGGTGGAGGATTTCAAGCGCATCCTCACCGAGACCGAGGCGAGCCTCATCAAGCAGTCGGTCGCGCTGATGCAGACGGAAGGCGTGAGCCTGGTCTTCACGGACGATGCCATCGATGCGCTCGCGCAAGTGGCCGTCGACGTGAACAACTCGGTCGAGAACATCGGCGCGCGCCGCCTGCAGACGGTGCTGGAGCGCGTGCTCGACAACGTCTCCTTCACCGCACCCGACCGCTCGGGCGAAACGGTGACCATCGACGCCGCTTACGTGCGCGGCGAAGTGGAGAGCTTGGCGAAGAACACCGACCTGAGCCGGTTCATATTGTAG